A single Nostoc sp. PCC 7107 DNA region contains:
- the ribH gene encoding 6,7-dimethyl-8-ribityllumazine synthase, whose product MAVFEGTFTQTEPLRFAVVIGRFNDLVTTKLVEGCQDCLKRHGVDPNPHGNQVDYVWVPGSFEVPIVARQLALSQRYDAIICLGAVIRGQTPHFDYVSSEVAKGIAAASFQTGVPVIFGILTVDTMQQALERAGIKANHGWDYAMNALEMASLMRKLRSNLTESYSLNPQSLPAAHGQESIVNSQ is encoded by the coding sequence ATGGCAGTTTTTGAGGGAACTTTTACTCAAACTGAACCCTTACGTTTTGCAGTTGTGATTGGTCGATTTAATGACCTTGTTACTACAAAGCTGGTGGAAGGATGTCAAGATTGCTTGAAACGTCATGGTGTAGATCCCAACCCCCACGGTAATCAAGTAGATTATGTTTGGGTTCCGGGAAGTTTTGAAGTGCCAATTGTTGCCCGTCAACTAGCACTTTCCCAGCGTTATGATGCGATCATTTGTTTAGGCGCGGTTATCCGCGGACAAACGCCCCATTTTGATTACGTGTCTTCGGAAGTAGCCAAAGGCATTGCCGCAGCCAGCTTTCAAACTGGTGTTCCGGTAATTTTTGGCATTTTGACAGTAGATACAATGCAGCAAGCCCTAGAACGAGCCGGGATTAAAGCTAATCATGGTTGGGACTATGCCATGAATGCCTTAGAAATGGCCAGTCTCATGCGGAAATTACGTTCTAACCTCACAGAATCATACTCTTTAAATCCCCAATCTTTGCCTGCTGCTCACGGTCAAGAGTCAATAGTTAACAGTCAGTAG
- a CDS encoding Uma2 family endonuclease: MITTSEVISSNPQETPLAEKRVTLHNISWSAYEQILDALGDNRAARLTYYQGMLEIMTPLEEHESGSENIGMLIHLLTEELNLNIKSMASTTLKIPKSKVGAEPDKCYYIQNEPAVRGKTVNLAVDPPPDLILEVDITHTDINKKQMYQDMKVPEFWRYNGTKLTIYLLEQEKYIESETSATFAILTKSMVYDFLSQCKTQGETQTKRAFRKMLQAQIQQ, from the coding sequence ATGATTACTACCAGTGAAGTGATAAGCAGCAATCCTCAAGAAACACCACTTGCAGAAAAGCGCGTCACGCTGCATAACATTAGTTGGTCTGCTTATGAGCAAATTCTTGATGCTTTGGGTGATAATCGTGCAGCCAGACTGACATATTATCAAGGTATGTTGGAGATTATGACACCTTTAGAAGAACATGAAAGTGGTAGTGAAAATATTGGGATGTTGATTCATCTTTTGACTGAGGAACTGAACCTTAATATTAAAAGTATGGCTTCAACGACGCTAAAAATACCAAAATCAAAAGTAGGGGCAGAGCCTGATAAATGTTACTACATTCAAAATGAGCCTGCTGTGAGAGGTAAAACAGTAAATTTAGCAGTAGATCCACCTCCAGATTTAATTTTAGAAGTAGATATCACGCATACAGATATCAATAAAAAACAAATGTATCAGGATATGAAAGTTCCTGAGTTTTGGCGTTACAACGGTACAAAATTAACTATTTACCTTTTAGAACAAGAAAAATATATAGAATCAGAAACTAGTGCCACATTTGCGATATTAACTAAATCAATGGTTTACGATTTTTTGTCCCAATGCAAAACTCAAGGCGAAACCCAAACTAAACGCGCTTTTCGGAAAATGTTGCAAGCACAAATCCAGCAATAG
- the fghA gene encoding S-formylglutathione hydrolase: MTHLQTISEYQCFDGKLGFYSHTSTTCHSEMRFAVYQPPQAAHKPVPVLYFLSGLTCTEENFMVKAGAQRYAAEYGLMLVAPDTSPRNTGIMSEDDAWDFGTGAGFYVDATAEPWRSHYQMYSYIVQELPAIIAANFPIKPDKQGIFGHSMGGHGALVCAIRNPKQYKSVSAFAPIVAPMSCPWGKKAFSGYLDSNQDSWRTYDASELVRKLGYHSLILIDQGTADKFLTEQLKPEIFEQACASVNQPLNLRYQVGYDHSYYFIASFIADHIRHHAIALT, from the coding sequence ATGACGCATCTGCAAACTATCTCTGAATATCAATGCTTTGACGGTAAACTCGGTTTTTACTCTCATACTTCTACAACTTGTCACAGTGAAATGCGCTTTGCTGTTTATCAGCCTCCCCAAGCAGCACACAAACCAGTACCAGTTCTTTACTTTTTGTCTGGTTTGACTTGTACAGAAGAAAATTTCATGGTCAAGGCTGGGGCGCAACGTTATGCCGCCGAGTATGGTTTAATGTTAGTGGCACCAGATACTAGTCCTCGAAATACTGGCATTATGAGTGAAGATGATGCTTGGGATTTCGGTACGGGTGCAGGATTTTATGTTGATGCTACCGCAGAACCGTGGCGATCGCACTATCAAATGTATAGTTACATTGTCCAAGAATTACCTGCTATCATTGCAGCTAATTTCCCGATAAAACCCGATAAACAAGGCATTTTCGGTCATTCTATGGGGGGACATGGGGCGCTAGTTTGTGCTATACGTAACCCCAAACAATACAAATCAGTGTCAGCTTTTGCGCCTATCGTTGCACCTATGAGTTGTCCTTGGGGAAAAAAGGCTTTTAGCGGATATTTAGATAGTAATCAAGATAGTTGGCGTACTTATGATGCGAGTGAATTAGTCAGAAAACTAGGCTATCATAGTCTCATTTTAATTGACCAAGGCACGGCAGATAAATTTTTAACTGAACAATTAAAACCAGAAATATTTGAACAAGCCTGTGCATCTGTAAATCAACCCCTCAATTTACGTTACCAAGTTGGCTATGACCATAGTTACTATTTTATTGCTAGTTTTATTGCTGATCACATTCGCCATCACGCGATCGCGCTAACTTAA
- the psbZ gene encoding photosystem II reaction center protein PsbZ, with translation MTIIFQFALVALVLMSFVLVVGVPVAYATPQSWVESKRLLWLGSGVWIALVLLVGILNFFVV, from the coding sequence ATGACCATAATATTCCAGTTCGCTTTAGTAGCTCTTGTTTTGATGTCTTTTGTACTGGTTGTTGGCGTTCCTGTTGCCTATGCTACCCCACAAAGTTGGGTAGAATCGAAAAGATTATTGTGGCTGGGTTCTGGAGTTTGGATTGCCCTGGTACTGTTAGTTGGTATATTAAACTTTTTTGTAGTCTAG
- a CDS encoding cell envelope integrity protein TolA has translation MYSRIHKLFQNASSSESSNKNPFAPRSFKVTSSEEETLQAQQKPNLQSNRKSGDGFPNVSMFLPRPPAPTPRLQMKLTIGQSGDTYEQEADQLAADAVQQINAKELVEEDKPPRSLMTHGLTHVVQQNKDASKFQNPVELEQINQAIIQRCLNLDDPSWEASIFSYFVSYALKQAKQTLQDAFTELKDLVSRIEESISTLKENNFVSDLSQLQQFIETAKAKPKITYSEGQDLLEKIKQHKSVAEQLEEEVETAIEQQNIEEQKQKEQEEENKKAELKRQKEAEIQQKKEEELKQQAELKQQEEIKRQEEAKIVAEQEAQKKEEARKKQEEKNRRKAEARAEKKRQEQAEKEKKQEAEQKELERKREERRKLQDEEEKKRQAIEMQRQEEKLKKQEEERKRQEEENKKKKEKIDQLEIEAQKLEPQITNKSANDVTKELQNAFKAEYQKTYKNIQGKDPAADQSAIETFKKIIPLTTQIYNELESISANEMQMALKNSYINSLCNNLKQTILGDKGISDTSFLLASTFKKEVGKICKYYQEIEQLELENNTIKQNDNYPPEWKRETNDVFTQLDTNKNNYDKGKLGESISQFKRDHVQQYYQYFDKKAKAEAIKLAYEKTVEGQFMQNPSVKELEKLVTLGEVQIGKIKSAYITSYDNKEKGEFSIECPLEIGQEQYRNVVVHVHCNSDGSAKDGNSAHFKLANEKYHGKTWELSKMLRDNLIPSEYAMRNAGETYLGNYLDKF, from the coding sequence ATGTACTCCAGAATACATAAACTATTTCAAAACGCTTCTTCTTCAGAATCATCAAATAAAAATCCATTTGCGCCACGTAGTTTTAAAGTTACTTCTTCGGAAGAAGAAACGCTCCAAGCACAGCAAAAACCCAATTTACAAAGTAATAGAAAGTCTGGCGATGGTTTTCCAAATGTCTCAATGTTTCTTCCGCGTCCTCCAGCACCAACACCACGATTGCAGATGAAACTCACCATTGGGCAATCTGGGGATACGTATGAGCAAGAAGCAGACCAGTTAGCAGCAGATGCTGTGCAGCAAATCAACGCTAAGGAGTTGGTAGAGGAAGACAAACCCCCAAGGTCGCTAATGACTCATGGGTTGACCCATGTAGTGCAGCAAAATAAGGATGCTTCAAAATTTCAAAATCCTGTAGAGCTAGAACAGATTAACCAAGCCATTATTCAACGTTGTTTAAATCTAGATGACCCATCCTGGGAAGCATCAATTTTTAGTTACTTTGTATCTTATGCCCTCAAGCAAGCTAAACAAACATTACAAGATGCGTTTACAGAACTCAAAGACCTAGTTTCTCGTATTGAGGAATCTATCTCTACACTCAAGGAAAACAACTTTGTATCAGACCTTTCTCAGTTACAACAATTTATTGAAACAGCTAAAGCAAAACCAAAAATTACATATTCTGAAGGTCAAGACTTATTAGAAAAGATCAAGCAACACAAATCTGTCGCAGAACAACTAGAAGAAGAAGTTGAAACTGCTATAGAGCAACAGAACATCGAAGAACAAAAACAGAAGGAACAAGAGGAGGAAAACAAAAAAGCCGAACTTAAACGACAAAAAGAAGCAGAAATCCAACAGAAAAAAGAAGAAGAACTCAAACAACAAGCCGAACTTAAACAACAAGAAGAAATTAAACGACAAGAAGAAGCAAAAATTGTTGCTGAACAAGAGGCACAGAAAAAAGAAGAAGCAAGGAAAAAACAAGAGGAGAAAAATCGGAGAAAAGCCGAAGCAAGAGCAGAAAAAAAACGGCAGGAACAAGCAGAAAAAGAAAAGAAACAGGAAGCAGAACAAAAGGAGTTGGAAAGAAAACGCGAAGAAAGAAGGAAACTACAAGATGAGGAAGAAAAGAAACGACAAGCAATAGAAATGCAACGTCAGGAGGAAAAACTTAAAAAACAGGAAGAAGAACGTAAACGCCAGGAAGAAGAGAACAAGAAGAAAAAAGAAAAGATAGATCAGTTAGAAATTGAAGCTCAAAAACTAGAACCGCAAATAACAAATAAATCAGCCAACGATGTAACCAAAGAGTTACAAAATGCTTTCAAAGCAGAATATCAGAAGACTTATAAAAATATACAAGGTAAAGATCCAGCGGCTGATCAATCAGCCATAGAGACATTTAAGAAAATAATTCCGCTCACAACTCAAATTTATAACGAATTGGAGAGCATTTCCGCAAACGAGATGCAGATGGCACTGAAAAATTCATATATTAACAGCTTGTGCAATAATCTTAAGCAGACCATTTTGGGGGATAAAGGAATTAGTGACACGTCCTTCCTACTTGCCAGTACATTCAAAAAAGAAGTTGGTAAGATATGCAAATATTACCAGGAAATAGAGCAATTAGAACTAGAAAATAATACAATCAAGCAGAATGATAACTATCCACCTGAATGGAAAAGAGAAACAAACGATGTATTTACACAATTAGACACAAATAAAAATAATTATGACAAGGGTAAATTAGGAGAATCTATCTCCCAATTCAAAAGAGATCATGTTCAGCAATACTACCAATATTTTGATAAAAAAGCTAAAGCTGAGGCTATTAAATTAGCTTATGAAAAAACAGTGGAAGGTCAATTTATGCAAAACCCATCTGTTAAGGAGCTAGAAAAACTTGTCACGCTTGGGGAAGTTCAAATAGGAAAAATTAAAAGCGCTTACATTACAAGCTATGATAATAAAGAAAAAGGTGAATTCTCAATTGAATGTCCGTTAGAAATAGGGCAAGAACAGTATAGAAACGTGGTAGTTCATGTTCACTGTAATTCTGATGGTAGTGCCAAAGATGGAAATAGCGCTCACTTTAAATTAGCCAATGAAAAATATCATGGAAAGACTTGGGAATTGTCGAAAATGTTGAGGGATAATCTCATTCCATCCGAATATGCAATGCGTAATGCAGGAGAAACATATTTAGGTAACTACTTGGATAAGTTTTAA
- a CDS encoding S-(hydroxymethyl)glutathione dehydrogenase/class III alcohol dehydrogenase: MEVKAAVAYGAGKPLTIETVQLSGPEAGEVLVEIKASGVCHTDAYTLSGADPEGLFPAILGHEGAGIVVEVGAGVTSVKPGDHVIPLYTPECRQCEYCLSLKTNLCQAIRSTQGLGVMPNGTSRFSIGGEMIHHYMGTSTFANYTVLPEIAVAKIREDAPFDKVCYIGCGVTTGIGAVIYTAKVEPGAKVIVFGLGGIGLNVIQGARMVGADMIVGVDINPSKRVLAEKFGMTHFVNPKEVEGDLVPYLVDLTKGGADYTFECIGNVNIMRQALECCHKGWGVSVIIGVAGAGQEISTRPFQLVTGRVWKGSAFGGARGRTDVPKIVDWYMDGKINIDDLITHVMPIEQISHALELMHKGESIRSVVTF; the protein is encoded by the coding sequence GTGGAAGTTAAAGCCGCAGTAGCTTATGGCGCGGGAAAGCCGCTAACTATTGAAACCGTGCAATTATCAGGGCCAGAAGCTGGAGAAGTTTTAGTAGAAATTAAAGCTTCGGGAGTTTGTCACACTGATGCTTATACTCTTTCTGGTGCTGATCCTGAAGGTTTATTTCCGGCAATTTTAGGTCATGAAGGCGCTGGTATAGTCGTAGAGGTGGGGGCTGGTGTTACCAGCGTCAAACCAGGAGATCATGTCATCCCACTCTACACCCCAGAGTGTCGTCAGTGTGAATATTGTCTCAGCCTCAAAACCAATCTCTGTCAAGCCATTCGCTCTACCCAAGGACTCGGCGTAATGCCCAACGGTACTAGTCGTTTTAGTATTGGTGGTGAAATGATTCACCACTACATGGGTACATCGACTTTTGCTAATTACACAGTCTTACCAGAAATTGCTGTCGCCAAAATTCGAGAAGATGCCCCATTTGATAAGGTTTGTTACATTGGTTGCGGTGTTACAACTGGTATAGGTGCAGTGATTTATACCGCCAAAGTAGAACCGGGAGCAAAAGTTATCGTGTTCGGTTTGGGTGGTATTGGCTTAAACGTCATCCAAGGAGCGCGAATGGTAGGAGCAGATATGATTGTGGGGGTAGATATTAATCCCAGCAAACGCGTCTTAGCCGAAAAGTTTGGGATGACGCACTTTGTTAACCCGAAAGAAGTCGAAGGTGATTTAGTCCCTTACTTAGTTGATTTAACTAAAGGCGGTGCAGACTACACCTTTGAATGTATTGGCAATGTCAATATTATGCGTCAAGCATTAGAATGCTGCCATAAAGGTTGGGGTGTGAGTGTAATTATTGGCGTGGCTGGCGCAGGACAAGAAATCAGCACACGTCCGTTTCAATTAGTTACAGGTAGAGTCTGGAAAGGTTCAGCTTTCGGTGGTGCAAGAGGACGCACAGATGTGCCGAAAATTGTTGATTGGTATATGGATGGCAAAATCAACATCGATGATTTAATTACCCATGTAATGCCAATTGAACAAATTAGTCATGCTTTAGAATTAATGCACAAAGGTGAATCTATTCGCAGTGTTGTAACGTTTTAG
- a CDS encoding CBS domain-containing protein has protein sequence MDLILCHTTADFDALGAAVGLTCLQPGSKIVLTGGAHPPVRDFLALHRDEYPLIERRSVNPQTIRSITVVDTQKRDRLGKAAEWLDLPSVKEIVVYDHHLGQEGDIPATQLHIAPVGACTTLMVEQLQQQQISLTPSQATVMALGIHVDTGSLTYDLSTARDALALAWLMQQGASLGVISTYRDPGLSPQLQQLLTTALQELEYLCLRSYTLAWVTLKTEAFVPGLSSLASQIVELSEIDALLLVNEYPLGEDESRLTVIGRSQIPGVNLNLLFQPFGGGGHSQAASLNLRGVDTQATLEELLEGLKVSIPHPLTARDLMSSPVRTIRPETTIAEAQRILLRYGHSGLSVVDAQGQLVGIISRRDLDIAFHHGFSHAPVKGYMTINLKTITPDTTLPQIESLMVTYDIGRLPVLEDGQLVGIVTRTDVLRELHQNSEEFQNLSPQNSALSTQHAAQLPLPLTALNIASRLAPQLWQLLTKASQAAEKRGWHLYLVGGAVRDLLLAETTNKLMIKDIDLVVDGFHKSADVGAGVELAKALQALYPAARLEIHGAFQTAALLWHKDAELDSLWVDIATARTEFYPYPAANPEVEASSIRQDLYRRDFTINAMALRLTSPRSGELLDFFGGLLDLQAKQIRVLHANSFIEDPTRIYRGVRFAVRFGFDFEPRTEEYIRYAINSGVYDRTAQQNSRTPALQTRLKTELKHILEAPYWKSALQLLDNLQALQCIHSTLSLDAELLRQLRLLERCLRRFDPQLTFIHWQMRLEALIAYLKPEYREKVAKNLQLQEDSIHRLQNLASAQAEVNELLPELQRPSQIVQLLKKYDLPMLILIALQSPRSLRQKIWHYLTVLAYIQPILNGNDLKQLGYKPGPQYRQILDAILVATLDRVTTNKIEAEQFLSTNYPK, from the coding sequence ATGGACTTAATTCTTTGCCACACAACGGCTGATTTTGATGCTTTGGGGGCAGCGGTTGGGCTGACGTGCTTGCAACCGGGGAGTAAGATTGTGTTGACAGGCGGCGCACATCCACCTGTGAGAGATTTTTTGGCGTTACATCGAGATGAGTATCCGCTGATTGAACGACGTTCAGTGAATCCGCAAACAATTCGTTCGATTACTGTAGTTGATACACAAAAGCGCGATCGCCTGGGTAAAGCAGCTGAATGGTTAGATCTACCCAGTGTAAAAGAAATTGTAGTTTATGACCATCACTTAGGGCAAGAGGGTGATATTCCGGCGACGCAATTGCATATTGCCCCGGTGGGTGCTTGCACAACTTTAATGGTGGAGCAATTACAACAACAACAAATTTCCCTCACCCCATCTCAAGCAACAGTGATGGCTTTGGGTATCCATGTTGATACAGGTTCATTAACGTATGATTTATCAACAGCTAGGGATGCTTTAGCTTTGGCTTGGTTGATGCAGCAAGGCGCAAGTTTAGGAGTTATTTCTACTTATCGTGACCCTGGTTTATCACCACAGTTACAACAGCTATTAACCACAGCCTTACAAGAGTTAGAATATCTCTGCTTGCGTAGTTATACCCTTGCTTGGGTAACTTTAAAAACAGAGGCTTTTGTGCCTGGGTTATCGAGTTTAGCATCACAAATAGTCGAGTTAAGCGAAATTGATGCTTTATTGTTAGTCAATGAATATCCATTGGGGGAAGATGAATCAAGATTAACTGTGATTGGGCGATCGCAAATTCCTGGTGTCAATCTTAACTTGTTATTTCAACCCTTTGGCGGTGGTGGACATTCCCAAGCTGCATCACTCAACTTGCGGGGAGTGGATACACAAGCAACTCTAGAAGAACTTTTGGAAGGTTTAAAAGTTTCCATTCCCCATCCCCTCACCGCCAGAGATTTGATGTCTTCCCCAGTCCGCACCATTCGCCCAGAAACTACCATTGCCGAAGCACAGCGGATTTTATTACGTTATGGGCATTCTGGGTTATCTGTAGTTGATGCCCAAGGACAGTTAGTCGGCATTATTTCCAGGAGAGATTTAGATATTGCCTTTCACCACGGCTTTAGTCATGCACCAGTCAAAGGTTACATGACTATCAATCTCAAAACCATCACCCCAGATACCACCCTGCCACAAATCGAGTCGCTAATGGTGACTTATGATATCGGACGCTTACCAGTCTTAGAAGATGGACAATTAGTTGGTATCGTCACCCGTACCGATGTTCTACGGGAGTTACATCAAAACAGTGAGGAATTTCAAAACCTCAGCCCTCAAAACTCAGCACTCAGCACTCAGCACGCTGCTCAACTCCCGCTACCGCTAACAGCACTTAATATCGCCTCACGTCTTGCACCCCAACTGTGGCAATTACTCACCAAAGCCTCCCAAGCAGCAGAAAAACGCGGTTGGCATCTTTACCTAGTTGGTGGTGCTGTGCGGGACTTGCTATTAGCCGAAACCACCAACAAATTAATGATTAAAGATATTGATTTGGTCGTAGATGGCTTTCACAAATCAGCAGATGTTGGTGCTGGGGTGGAATTAGCAAAAGCATTACAAGCACTTTACCCAGCCGCACGTTTAGAAATTCATGGTGCTTTTCAAACTGCGGCTTTGTTGTGGCACAAAGATGCAGAATTAGATTCGTTGTGGGTGGATATTGCCACCGCTAGAACAGAATTTTATCCTTACCCAGCGGCGAACCCTGAAGTTGAGGCGAGTTCTATTCGCCAAGATTTGTACCGTCGAGATTTTACTATCAATGCAATGGCATTGCGGCTAACTTCTCCCCGTTCGGGCGAATTACTCGATTTTTTTGGTGGTTTATTAGATTTACAAGCCAAGCAAATTCGGGTTTTACACGCCAATAGTTTTATTGAAGATCCTACTCGGATTTATCGTGGTGTGCGCTTTGCTGTGCGCTTTGGATTTGATTTTGAACCGCGAACAGAAGAGTACATTCGTTATGCAATTAACAGTGGTGTTTACGATCGCACTGCTCAACAAAATAGCAGAACTCCCGCTTTGCAAACTCGACTGAAAACCGAATTGAAACATATCTTAGAAGCACCGTACTGGAAATCGGCTTTGCAATTACTCGATAACTTGCAGGCTTTGCAGTGCATCCATTCCACTCTCTCCTTAGATGCTGAACTCCTGCGTCAACTGCGGTTATTAGAACGCTGTCTGCGGAGATTTGATCCCCAACTCACCTTTATTCACTGGCAAATGCGCTTAGAAGCGTTAATTGCCTACCTCAAACCAGAATATCGGGAAAAAGTCGCCAAAAATCTGCAATTACAAGAAGATAGCATTCACCGCTTGCAAAATTTAGCTTCAGCGCAAGCAGAGGTTAATGAATTGTTACCGGAATTGCAGCGTCCCAGTCAAATTGTACAGTTACTGAAAAAGTATGACTTACCAATGCTGATTTTAATCGCCTTGCAAAGCCCGCGATCGCTCCGACAAAAAATCTGGCATTACTTAACAGTATTGGCGTACATCCAACCAATTTTAAATGGTAACGACCTGAAGCAATTAGGCTACAAACCAGGCCCCCAATATCGGCAAATTCTTGATGCTATTCTTGTTGCTACTTTAGATAGAGTAACTACAAATAAAATAGAAGCAGAACAATTTTTAAGTACAAATTATCCCAAATAA
- a CDS encoding valine--pyruvate transaminase, whose translation MNPALTKIGAQMSNLTGVRAIMKDIVETLQASQGQELINLSAGNPLILPEVEQLWRDATAELLASSEYGEVVCRYGSSQGYGPLIEAIANDFNKRYGLNLTSRNILITPGSQSLYFYAANAFGGYDIDGELRQIVLPLSPDYTGYGGVCLYPEALIAYKPTLDIDAANHKFKYRPDFSQLAVSEQTGCIIFSRPCNPTGNVLTADEVHKITALAATHNVPVLIDSAYAPPFPSLNFTEMEPIFGENIIHCMSLSKAGLPGERIGVAIGDEKFIQVLESFQTNLCIHASRYGQAIASRAINSGKLVDIAAQVIRPFYQNKFAVLETTLDAAMPKDLPWFLHRGEGAIFAWLWLKDLPITDWEFYQELKKVGVIVVPGSTFFPGLQEEWPHKHQCLRISLTGSDAEIVLGMQRLAKVAEQVYQQAAVSA comes from the coding sequence ATGAACCCTGCCCTAACGAAAATTGGCGCTCAAATGTCCAACCTCACTGGTGTACGCGCAATTATGAAGGACATTGTAGAAACGTTGCAAGCGAGTCAGGGGCAGGAATTAATTAATTTAAGTGCGGGAAATCCGTTGATTTTGCCAGAGGTGGAACAGTTGTGGCGAGATGCAACAGCAGAACTTTTGGCGAGTTCGGAATATGGGGAGGTGGTTTGTCGATATGGTTCCAGTCAAGGTTACGGGCCATTAATTGAAGCGATCGCAAATGATTTCAACAAACGCTATGGTTTAAACTTAACCTCTCGTAATATCTTAATTACTCCCGGTAGCCAAAGTCTTTATTTCTACGCTGCTAATGCTTTTGGTGGCTATGACATTGATGGTGAACTGCGACAAATTGTTTTACCACTGAGTCCCGACTACACAGGTTATGGCGGTGTGTGTTTGTATCCAGAGGCTTTAATTGCTTACAAACCAACACTAGATATAGACGCAGCTAACCACAAATTTAAATATCGCCCCGACTTTAGCCAATTGGCGGTGTCAGAACAAACTGGTTGTATTATCTTCTCCCGCCCATGCAACCCCACAGGTAACGTCCTCACAGCCGATGAAGTGCATAAAATTACTGCCCTCGCTGCAACTCACAATGTACCTGTGTTGATTGATTCTGCTTATGCGCCTCCCTTCCCATCGTTGAATTTCACAGAGATGGAGCCGATATTTGGGGAAAATATTATTCACTGCATGAGTTTATCCAAAGCCGGTTTACCAGGGGAACGTATTGGTGTAGCAATTGGTGATGAAAAGTTCATTCAAGTGCTGGAGTCATTCCAGACAAACTTGTGTATTCATGCTTCTCGTTATGGACAAGCGATCGCCTCTCGTGCGATCAACTCCGGTAAACTGGTAGATATTGCCGCCCAAGTTATTCGGCCTTTTTACCAAAACAAATTTGCTGTTCTAGAAACTACTCTAGATGCTGCTATGCCGAAAGATTTACCTTGGTTCCTCCACCGTGGTGAAGGCGCAATTTTTGCGTGGTTGTGGTTGAAAGATTTACCCATTACTGATTGGGAATTCTACCAAGAACTCAAAAAAGTTGGGGTAATTGTGGTTCCTGGTAGTACCTTCTTCCCTGGTTTACAAGAAGAATGGCCTCACAAACACCAATGTTTACGCATTAGCTTAACTGGTAGTGATGCTGAGATTGTACTTGGGATGCAGCGTCTTGCCAAAGTAGCAGAGCAAGTTTATCAGCAGGCGGCGGTGAGTGCATAA